GCTAAAGCTTTAAAATAAAGGGAGGATACGGACGAATGAAGGTAATCCCTTTGAAACTAGAAGGTGCAAAAATTATTGAACCCGTAGTTCATGGCGATCACCGTGGTTTTTTTATGGAAAGCTACAATGATCAAATCATGAAACAAAACGGGATTAACCATGCTTTTATTCAGGATAATCAATCCTTGTCTGCAGAAGCTGGCGTGATTCGAGGGTTGCATTATCAGCTTAATCCTAAAGCGCAGACCAAACTCATTCGTGTGCTTTCTGGAGCTATCTACGATGTTATTTTGGATATTCGCAAAAGTTCTCCAACATTCGGTCAATGGGTTGGAGTGATCTTAAGTGAACATAATAGACGTCAGCTACTGGTACCTAAAGGTTTTGCTCACGGATTCTGTACGCTTGTGCCTAATACTCAGGTGTTTTATAAGGTAGATGAGTATTATTCACCTGAAAATGATCGTGGTATCCTGTGGAATGATCCTGCATTGGGGATTGATTGGCCCACTTCCCATGCAGTCCTTTCGGAAAAGGATAAGAAGCAACCGGCGCTGGCTGATGCAGATATTAATTTTGAATAGATTACTGACAAATAAAGCTAGGTTCAATTTATAAAATAGGCGGCATTTCTTTGTTCTTTGTTGGCTTTGTGGCATATTCTATATGTATTAGTGAGAGTTTTAGGAGGTCTGTATGAAACTTCTTGTCACCGGCGGTGCCGGATTTATTGGCAGTAACTTTGTATTGTATATGTTAAAACAGCATCCAGATTACGAAATTGTGAATATCGATGCGCTTACGTATGCAGGTAATCTGGAAAATTTGAAATCCATCGAAAATCATCCCAATCATACCTTCGTGAAAGCAGATATTACTGATGCGCAAGCGATTGACCAGTTGATGCAGCAGGGAATTGATGTGGTGGTGAATTTTGCGGCAGAGTCGCATGTGGATCGGAGTATTTTGGAGCCGGAAGTGTTTGTGAAAACAAACGTATTTGGTACACAGGTACTGTTGGACGCAGCCAAGAAATATAATGTGACCAAGTTTGTACAGGTATCGACAGATGAGGTGTACGGATCTCTGGGTGAAACAGGTTTGTTTACGGAGGAAACTCCGCTGCAGCCTAATAGTCCTTACTCTGCTTCCAAGGCAGGTGGCGATCTGCTGGTTCGTGCATATCATGAAACCTTTGGTCTACCTGTGAATATCACGCGTTGTTCCAATAACTATGGTCCGTACCAGTTTCCGGAAAAGCTGATTCCACTAATGATCTCGCGTGCGTTAAGTGATCAGCAGCTACCTGTATACGGGGATGGCCTGAACATCCGTGATTGGTTGTATGTAGAGGATCATTGCAGCGCAATTGATCTGGTCATTCATCAGGGTAAACTGGGTGAGGTATACAATATCGGTGGAAATAATGAGCGGACAAATGTGCATATCGTCAAAACGGTATTGGAGGAGCTGGGCAAGCCAGAATCTCTGATTTCGTATGTACAGGATCGCCCAGGTCATGACCGCCGTTATGGCATTGATCCAACAAAGACCATGAATGAGCTGGGCTGGAAGCCAAAGCACTCTTTTGAAACTGGCATTAAAGAAACGATCCGCTGGTATTTGGACAACAAAGAATGGTGGACTCGTATTCAATCTGGCGAATACCAGCAATACTATGCAAAGCAGTACGGTTCCCGCTTGGGGGATGCGTAAGATGAAGGTACTGGTTACTGGAGCATCCGGTCAACTTGGCAAAGATGTAGTAAAGGTTTTTCAGGAGCAAGGGCATGATGTCCTTGGTTACGATCGGGAACAATTGGATATCACGGATTTGCAGCAGGCTGTGAAAATTGTGGGACAGTATCAACCTGATGCTGTCATCCATTGTGCAGCGTATACGGCAGTGGATGCAGCCGAGTCTGATATTGATGGGGCTTACCAAGTCAATGCGTCGGGAACACGCAATATGGCGTTGGCTGCGGAAAAAGTAGGAGCCAAGCTAGTTTATATCAGTACGGATTACGTGTTCGATGGAACAGCGGAGCAGCCCTATCATGAGTATGACAATACAAATCCGCAGAGTATTTACGGAAAGTCTAAGCGGGCCGGGGAGATACTGGCCCAAACACTTTCCTCCAAATATTTTATTGTTCGTACTTCTTGGGTATATGGATTGCACGGGAACAATTTTGTGAAAACGATGCTGAAGCTTGGACAGGAAAAGCCGCACCTTCAGGTCGTAAACGACCAGAAGGGCTCGCCTACCTATACGGTGGATTTGGCTCGTTTTTTAGCGGAATTGGTTCAAACCGAGAAGTACGGCGTATATCATGCATCCAATAGCGGTTCTTGCACCTGGTATGAGTTTACGCAAGCTATTTTTCAGGATGCGGCAGAATTATTAGGTGTTAAGATTACTGCGAAACTGGACCCATGTAGTACGGAACAATTCCCTAGGCCCGCAGAACGCCCGTGTAATTCGGTTATGGAGCATATTGCGATTCGAACCAATGGACTGAATGATTTGCGCAATTGGCGTGAAGGATTACGGGATTTTTTAAAAGAGTATCTGGAAAGTTCCAGTAGGTAGAGGTAGGGTGTATATCTGCAGCGATCTCCCATCATTTTAATGATTGGGAGATTTTATTATGTAGAGACATATGTCGATCAAGCTCAATGAGTATTATAATGTATAAGACAGTTCGTCATATATGGAGCTATAAGGAGGTCGTGATTCTGAAAAAGCCCAGTGTACAAATTTTGTTATCTACATATAATGGAGCAGCTTATTTAGATGAGCAAGTAGAAAGCCTGATCAATCAGAAAGACGTAAATATTCAGATTCTAGTTCGTGATGATGGCTCAACAGATGATACGGTTGCCAAGCTGAATGCGCTGAAGCAGCGTTATCCTCAACAGATTATTTTATACCCCGAGAGGAATGTAGGGGTTATTGCGAGCTTTTTTGATTTGATACAAAAATCTTCCGAGAATTTCGAGTTTTACGCCTTTTGCGATCAAGATGATGTGTGGATGCCAGACAAGCTTGCTCGAGCTGTAGCCCAACTCAGAAAAAAGGAAGGAAACCGGCCGCTGATGTATTGTTCTGCTACACAAATGGTCTCTCAAACTTTGGAACCTCTCAAGGTATGGCCAGCAGATCTAGCCCGATCTTTATCCTTTTATAATGCTCTCATTGAAAATGTATGTGTAGGCTGTACCATGGTGATCAATAAAGAAACACTTCAGCTCGTGAAAAAGAGAATGCCAGCTTCTTTGAAAAACATTATTATGCATGACTGGTGGATTTATTTATGCACATCCTCTTTTGGTGAGGTTGTATTTGACCCTATACCTTCCATTTGGTATCGGCAGCATCAAAACAATGTGTTGGGAGGCTCTACGGACGGCTGGGTTAGCAAGTGGAGGAAAAGGCTAGACAGATTTGTAAAAGGGAAAAACCGCTATATTTTAAGCAAACAAGCGCAGCAATTTATTCAACTCTATGGACAAGACCTGCCTTCTCAGATGCATAAAGATATTGAACTATTTCTGAACAGCTACCAAAAGGGATTATTCCCTCGGCTGAAATACATTTGGCAGTCTCCCTTTTACAGACAGTCAAGGTTAGACAACTGGATTTATAAGCTGGTTTTCCTGTTGGGGAAATTATAGAGGTGTGAAGAAAAAATATTGAAACTTTTTTCCAGATACAAGCGTCAAATAATCAAAGGTACAAATGAATACTAGATAAAAATCCATCGAATGCATGTTCCTTTATGGAAAAATATAGTATAATTGAGAGGTGCAACCGATATAGGCTGGCAAGGGCGGTCGGCTAACTCTCCCGAGGAGGGGGGTGAAGCCTGTGACAGTGTTTGAGGCGCTCAGTTTAATGCTGACGTTCGGGGCGTTAATCGTCACACTGTTAGAGTTTAACAAACGAAAATAGACCGCCCCCGCAAGGAAGGGTCTATTTTCGGCCTGATTGTTCCAAAACCGTCCGCTCTTGGGAGCGTCGGTTGCGCAGGGGCTGGCTGGCACCGGCCCTTTTTCCATGTATATCTTACCACGATGATTTTTAGACCTCAAGAATTTTGCAAAATCCTGCATGCTGTGTGAGTTACAAGTTATGTGCTTTTTTGCGCCCCGTAGTCTGTGGGGTATGCTATAATAGTCGATAGTAGAATAGATTACTGAATTTGTCAGGAGCGTTTTGAATGATGGATGTAAGCATACTGGTCGTCAACTATAACACGTGTCGATTGACGCTGGATTGTTTGCAGTCGGTGTATGCGTCCAAGACGCAATATCGATATGAAGTGATTGTCATCGACAATCATTCCAGTGACGGGTCTGTTGAGGCTATTCGTGCTGAATACCCGGAAATTTGGCTGATAGCGAATGAAGATAATACAGGTTTTGCCAAGGCAAACAATCAGGGAATGGAAGTGGCCAGCGGACGTTACATATTGCTGTTGAATTCCGATACACTGGTGCAGCCGGACACGCTGGATACAATGATTCAGTTTATGGATACGCATCCCGAAATGGGAGCATCGGGCTGCAAGGTCATCTTGCCGGATGGTTCGCTGGATAAGGCATGCAAGCGTGGATTTCCAACGCCGTCTGCGTCCTTTTACTATGCTTTTGGCTGGTCGAAGCGTTACCCCGATAATCCGAAGTATAACCAATATCAGCTTGGACATCTAAGCCCGGATGATGAGTATCCCGTGGATGTGCTGGTTGGAGCTTTTATGCTGGTCCGTCGGGAGACAATTGAGCAGGTCGGCGGCCTGGACGAAACCTTTTTTATGTATGGTGAGGATATTGACTGGTGTTATCGAATTAAACAAGCAGGATGGGGCATTTACTACTACCCGCGCACATATATTGTTCATATCAAAGGGGGCAGCGCTCGTCGTCGTCCTCTGAAAATAATTTATGAGTTTCATAGAGCCATGTGGGTATTTCACCGCAAGCATTACAAACAGCAGTACAGTTGGATCACCAACATGGCTGTATACGCGGGGATTACGGTGAAATTTGGAATGGCCTTTTTGAAAAATAAATGGTCTGCACCGGTCAAACCGGACAGCGGCGAACAATCTCGTACCGAGGTGAAAGCATGATACGCAGAAATCAACGATTTTTAACCCAATTGTATATTGTGGCGGATTTCGCGGTCATTCAGTTATCTTTCCTGATCGCTTGGTTCTTTAAATTTGAAAGTGAATGGATTACCTATAAAGAGCCGCTTCCTATTCAAGTATATGGAGGCTGGAGCTTAATCTACGGTCTAATTGCCGTGGTGCTAGGTATGCTATTCTCGCTTTATTCGCCCAAACGCAAAAAGCGATTTGCAGACGACGTATTTCGCGTCACCCAGATCCATATTGTTGGCTTGTTTGTATTACTGAGTGTCATGTTTTTCGTCAAGCAAATCGATATTTCGCGTTCCTACCTAGCGATCTATATGGTTGGGAATGTGCTGCTGATTTTGTTCTACCGATATTTTTTGAAGCGAATTCTTAAAGCTCTCCGGCAAAAAGGGTACAATAAGCAATTCATGCTCATTCTCGGGGCAGGCTCTCTGGGCCAACGGTTTTATCATAATCTTGGACAGTATCCTGATTTGGGATATGAAGTAGTGGGATTTCTGGATGATAACCGCCAATGGAGTGAAGAGGAGGAAGCGCGTTTCCGTCCGATCCTTGGAGGATTAGATCAATTGGAGGCAACGCTGTCTCGCCTGATGATTGACGAGGTCATTTTGGCTCTACCACTGGATGCCCACGATAAGTACCCTAAAATTATCAATATGTGTGAAAAGGCTGGGGTACGCACACTTATTATTCCTGACTTTTTCGACTATTTGCCGGCTCGGCCGTATTTTGATAACTTTGCAGGCATGCCGATGATCAATGTACGGGATATTCCGCTGGATATAGCGGGAAACCGGTTATTTAAGCGTCTGTTCGATATTTTTTTCTCTTTATTCGCGATTATTCTGACCGCTCCGATCATGCTGGCCGTGGCGATTGGTGTGATGGTTACATCAAGAGGTCCCATCATTTTTAAGCAGGAGCGGGTAGGCTTGAATCGTCGTACCTTCCGAATGTACAAATTTCGCTCCATGAAGGTGCTGCCGCCTGGGACTGAAGATACAGGATGGACGACTGCTAATGATCCAAGGCGTACGCGTTTCGGTTCCTTTATCCGTAAAACGAGCCTTGATGAGTTGCCACAGTTTTTCAACGTGCTGCTGGGAGATATGAGTGTCGTTGGCCCCCGCCCGGAAAGACCGTATTATGTGGATCAGTTCCGTGAGGAAATTCCCAAATACATGGTGAAGCATCATGTTCGTCCCGGAATTACAGGCTGGGCACAGAGCAACGGATTGCGTGGGGATACGTCCATTGAGGAACGGATTAAGCATGACATTTTCTATATTGAGAATTGGTCGCTCTTATTCGATATTAAAATTATTTTCCGCACGATTCGCAACGGTTTCAAAAATGCATATTAATCCCAGAGTCGCCCTTCGGTTCAGCTGGAGGGTGTTTTTGTGTCTATATAAGCTGAAATTAAAAGTTACCTATTGTGCCACAGCTTGTGCCACTGTGCAGACGGATGGTGCTCTAGTGGAAAGCTTGCGTCAGTCAGGGAAGCTGAGTGTTCCCATTGAATACGAACATTGACACCATTTAAGCACTGTCATAGACTTAGCATAGAACGCTTTTGGATATCGAATTCGGATTGTACGGATCATGACAAAAGCATAGGATGCTGGAGGAATGTGTGTTGGCAGATTCAATTCAATCTTGGAAACATGTATTTAAGCTTGATCCTGACAAGGAACTGGACGATGAGGCGCTGGACGCCGTGTGTATGTCTGGTACGGACGCCATTATGATAGGAGGTTCATCAGGCATTACCTATGAAAATACGGTGGATTTACTATCGCGGGTTCGGCGTTATGAGGTGCCGTGTGTGCTAGAGGTGTCTGATCTGGAGGCTGTCGTGCCGGGGTTTGATCTGTATATGATTCCCATGGTGCTGAATACCATGAATAGTAATTGGATCGTAGGGCAGCACCAGCGTGCGATTGAGCAGTTTGGTTATATGATTCCTTGGGATTTGCTTGTGGCAGAGGGATATATTGTTTTGAACGGAGATTCTACGGTCGCTAAGCTTACCGGGGCGGAGACTTCGCTGAGTGCTTCATCAGCTGCCTCCTATGCGCAGATTGCTGACAAGCTCATGCATCTGCCGATTGTATATGTGGAATATAGCGGTACCTTCGGGGATATGGAACTGGTACAAAAAATACATCGCAGCACAGAGCGCTCTCGTGTCCTATACGGAGGAGGTATCGTGGATAAATCTACCGCGTTACAAGCGGCTGCCGTTTGTGACACCATTGTAGTAGGAAATATCATTTACCGCGACTTGGCGAAAGCGCTGGAGACGGTGGCTGTGAAATTGAAAGTATAGAACGTTTATTTTATGGAAGCTCGGAGAAAGGAGCATGCACGCATGCAATCAATAGATATACACGAGGCTGTAGCCCGCCTCAATCCTCCTCAGCGTCAGGCCGTAGAGGTAGTGGATGGTCCACTGCTGATTATGGCTGGCGCAGGCAGTGGCAAGACACGGGTGCTCACGCACCGAATAGCCTACCTCATCGCGACCCGCAAGACGGCTCCATGGGGTATTTTGGCGATTACCTTTACGAACAAGGCCGCGCGTGAGATGCAGGATCGCGTATCCAAGCTGATTGGCCCGCAGGGGAGAGATGTGTGGGTATCCACGTTCCACTCGATGTGTGTACGTATTTTGCGTCGGGATATCGAGCGAATCGGATTTACCTCCAATTTCAGCATTCTGGATTCCACGGATCAATTGTCTGTCATTCGGAGCTGCATGAAGGATCTAAATATAGATACCAAAAAATTTGAACCCAAAGCGGTTCAATCTATGATGAGCACGGCTAAAAATGAACTGGTCACTCCTGAAATGTATGAGCGCAAGATTGGCGATTATTTTGAGGGAATTGTGGCGAAGGTATATACCAAGTACCAACAACGGCTCAAAAATAACAACTCTCTTGATTTTGATGATTTGATCATGGCGACGATTCAGCTTTTTAAAGAAGTGCCTGAGGTGCTGGATTTCTACCAAAAGAAATTTCAGTACATTCATGTCGATGAATATCAGGATACCAACCGTGCGCAGTACATGCTGTGCAAAATGCTGGCCGATAAGCATCACCGGATTTGCGTAGTAGGTGACAGTGACCAATCCATCTACAGATGGCGGGGCGCGGATATCAGCAACATTTTGAACTTTGAAGAGGACTACCCGGAAGCACGTACCATTTTGCTGGAACAGAACTATCGGTCAACCTCGAACATACTGAATGCAGCGAACGAAGTGATTGCGCAAAATACAGGACGCAAGCCGAAAAAGCTATGGACAGACAAGGAAGGCGGAGCCAAAATTAAGGTTTACCGTGCTGATTCGGAGCATGATGAGGGCTACTTTATTGCCTCTGAAATTAATAAGAATATTAATGCAGGTAAAACCTATAGCCATCATGCCATTTTGTATCGTACCAATGCTCAGTCTCGGGTCGTCGAGGAAATTTTGATCAAATCGGACATACCGTATCAGATCGTTGGCGGGATCAAGTTCTATGATCGTAAAGAGATTAAGGATCTTCTGGCCTATCTGCGCCTGCTTTCCAATCCTGACGACGATATCAGCCTGATGCGAATCATTAACGTGCCCAAACGCAGCATCGGAGACACGACCGTTGGTAAGTTGCAGGCAGCCGCAGCGGAGCGTGGAGTTTCGATCTTCCGCGTGCTACAAGTAGTAGACGATTTGGGCTTTGCCGGACGTACGCGCAATGCGCTTGTGGAATTTTACGATATGATCGAAGGCTTAAATCGGATGGTGGACTATCTGTCGGTCACGGAGCTAACAGAAAAAATGCTGGAAACCACCCAGTATCGACTGGAGCTGCAAAACGAGAATACCCTCGAATCACGCGCGCGTCTGGAAAATATTGATGAGTTTCTGTCGGTAACCATGGAGTTTGAGAAAGGAGCAGAGGACAAATCGTTGGTCTCCTTCCTGACTGATCTTGCTCTTATTGCAGACATAGATTCCATGAATGACGATGAAGACGAGCAAAGTGATGCTGTTGTATTGATGACCATGCACAGCGCAAAAGGTTTGGAGTTTCCGATTGTATTTATTGTCGGCATGGAAGAGGGAGTATTCCCCCACAGCAGGGCCTTCTTGGATAATGAAGAGCTTGAGGAAGAACGCAGATTGGCGTATGTCGGTATTACCCGTGCAGAGGAGCAGCTGTTCCTTACATGCGCACAAATGCGTACTTTGTTTGGCCGTACAACGGCCAATCCGCCGTCGCGCTTTCTGGAAGAGATTCCGGATGAATTAAAAGAGGATACGATCATCAGACAGGACCGCTACCGTCGTTCAGGCAATGTAGGTGGCTCTTATGGCGGGCGTGGACTGGGTAAAAGCAGTGGCAGTAACTTTGGAGGAGAGCGTTCCTTTGATTCGATGAGCCGTAGTGGCTCAACCGCTTCTGCGTCGCCGCGTGTTACCGTAACAACATCTTCATCGCCTAAACCTTCCCCGGCAGCTTCGGCAGGGGGCCCTTCTATTTTTGCTGCTGGAGACAAGGTACAGCATGGCAAGTGGGGAGTGGGAACCATTGTGGCTGTCAAAGGTACGGGCAATGATATGGAGCTTCAGATCGCCTTCCCGGCTCCGGTCGGGGTCAAACGTCTGCTGGCTGGCTTTGCGCCTATCACAAAAGTAGAATAAATCTTACACATCAATAAATCTCGAGCCTCACAGCGGCAGAGTGGCCTAAGCTTCTGCCCTGATGGAGTTCCCGGAGGGATACGACTGCATGAACCCAATGCACAGGATGGAGCAGCTTGTTGCTGAGCTGAACACATATAACTATCATTATTACACACTGGATGAGCCCATGGTCAGCGACAAAGAATATGATGTGCTTTATGACGAACTAGTAGCCCTTGAACAGACGAGCGGACTGGTGTTGCCAGATTCGCCAACGCAGCGCGTGGGTGGGGAGTTGCTAAAGGGCTTCACGCCACATCGTCATCTGTCCCCATTATGGAGCCTGGATAAAGCACAGAATATGGAGCAGCTGCGTGCATGGAACGCGCGTGTCGTGAAGCTGGTCAATGATTACAATACCAAGAACCCGGAGCAGCCTTTGCCTTCCCCAAGCTATGCGATAGAGCTTAAATTTGATGGACTAACGCTGAACCTGACTTATACGGATGGAAAGCTGGTGCAGGCTTCTACCCGCGGCAATGGTGTCGTGGGTGAAGGGATATTGGCACAGGTAAAGACAATCAAATCCGTACCGCTTACGATTCCTTTCCAGGATGGTACCATTGAAGTGCAGGGAGAAGGCATTATGAATCTGTCCGTGCTGGCGAAATATAATGAGACCGCTGTGGACCCTCTTAAAAACGCACGTAATGCCGCAGCTGGTGCTTTGCGTAATTTAAATCCTAAAGTGACAGCGGAACGGCGACTGAATGCATTTTTCTACAATGTGGGATTTGCGGACCGTATTCAGTTTGATAGCCACCAGGAGATGATGTCTTTCCTGCGTAACAACCACTTTAAGGTGAACCCATATCTGACTTACTTTGATAATTTTGATGATGCTATGGAGCAACTGGCTGAGATTGAAGAGTCTCGCTCCGGGTTGGATTATCTTATTGACGGGGCTGTATTGAAAATTACGGATATGCGTACACGCGAGGTTCTTGGGTATACCGATAAATTTCCGCGTTGGGCGGTGGCATATAAGTTCGAAGCAGAGGAAACCACCACAGTGCTTAACTCGGTCGAGTGGAATGTAGGTCGAACGGGTAAGATCACGCCACTGGCAAGGGTGGAGCCGGTAGAGCTGGCAGGAGTCACTGTACAAAATTGTACACTGAACAATGCTGGCGATATCGAGCGTAAAAATCTGAAGTTCGCATTGGGGACGCGTGTATTTATTCGCCGCTCCAATGATGTCATTCCCGAGATATTGGGAAAGGTGACATCTGAAAATGATGGGGAGGAAATTGTCGTGCCCGATCATTGCCCGGCCTGCGGATTTCCATTGCAGCAGCGAGGGGCCCACTTGTTCTGCGACAATAAGCTGGGGTGCAAACCACAGATTGTGGCCCGTATTTCCCATTTCGCATCACGTGATGCCATGGATATTGAAACATTCAGCGACAAAACAGCGATCCAACTGCATGACGAACTGGAAGTACGCGAGCCTGCGGATTTGTATAGACTCCAATATGATGATCTAGTGAAGCTGGAGCGGTTTGGTGAGAAAAAAGCCAATAACCTCCTGACAGCACTTGAGAAGAGTAAAGAAAGAGATTTGGCTTCCTTCCTTTACGCTCTGGGTATACCGAATACCGGTAAAGCGACAACACGCATGCTGGCTGAACATTACCGCGATTTGCATAAGGTCATGTCCGCTACCGTGGAAGAACTGGTAGAACTACCGGATGTGGGCGGAATTGTAGCCGAAAGCATCGTTGCGTTCTTTGCCGATCCATTTACTCAGGCGGGGATTGAAAAGATGCTGTCGCTAGGAGTGAGGGCCCAAGCTCCTGAAGCTCCACAGCAGAAGAAGACAGACAGCTTCTTCAGTGGCAAAACGGTCGTGCTCACAGGTACCTTGCATCAGCTTACGCGTGATGATGCTGCTTCCAGGCTGGAGGCACTGGGAGCCAAGGTGACCAGATCCGTATCGAAAAAGACGGATTTAGTCATAGCTGGTGAAAAGGCCGGGAGTAAACTGGCTAAAGCCCAACAGCTCGGAATCGAAACCATAGAAGATGAGGACGAATTCATCAGATTGCTGGAACAAGAGTAATAGTTTGCAATGAGCGCAGCCATTCCGTTTCAGGACGGGATGGCTGTTTTGTTACTGACTGTTTAGAGCTAGGTATAGAAGCTATATAAAAAGTTTTCAAAAAATGCTTGCTAAATAACTATAGGCATGTTACATTATTAGACGTTGCTTTGAGAGTAACTTTTCTCAAAGTAGAGGTTGCTGAAAGAAAATCAAAAAAAGATTTGACAAGAAAGCGACCGACATGATATGATCTAATTCCTGGCTCGTTGAACAGACGAGAACAGACAAGTTCTTTGAAAACTGAACAAATGGATGATGTAAATAAAGATTTCTTCTTTTATAAAGAAGAATGGCTAGCATTAAAAATGAGCTAATCGCTCTTTCTATAACCAACTTCGGTTGGTCTTTATTGGAGAGTTTGATCCTGGCTCAGGACGAACGCTGGCGGCGTGCCTAATACATGCAAGTCGAGCGGGGTCATGTAGAAGCTTGCTTCTACATGACCTAGCGGCGGACGGGTGAGTAACACGTAGGCAACCTGCCCACAAGACAGGGATAACTACCGGAAACGGTAGCTAATACCCGATACATCCTTTTCCTGCATGGGAGAAGGAGGAAAGACGGAGCAATCTGTCACTTGTGGATGGGCCTGCGGCGCATTAGCTAGTTGGTGGGGTAAAGGCCTACCAAGGCGACGATGCGTAGCCGACCTGAGAGGGTGATCGGCCACACTGGGACTGAGACACGGCCCAGACTCCTACGGGAGGCAGCAGTAGGGAATCTTCCGCAATGGGCGAAAGCCTGACGGAGCAACGCCGCGTGAGTGATGAAGGTTTT
This DNA window, taken from Paenibacillus kribbensis, encodes the following:
- the ligA gene encoding NAD-dependent DNA ligase LigA gives rise to the protein MNPMHRMEQLVAELNTYNYHYYTLDEPMVSDKEYDVLYDELVALEQTSGLVLPDSPTQRVGGELLKGFTPHRHLSPLWSLDKAQNMEQLRAWNARVVKLVNDYNTKNPEQPLPSPSYAIELKFDGLTLNLTYTDGKLVQASTRGNGVVGEGILAQVKTIKSVPLTIPFQDGTIEVQGEGIMNLSVLAKYNETAVDPLKNARNAAAGALRNLNPKVTAERRLNAFFYNVGFADRIQFDSHQEMMSFLRNNHFKVNPYLTYFDNFDDAMEQLAEIEESRSGLDYLIDGAVLKITDMRTREVLGYTDKFPRWAVAYKFEAEETTTVLNSVEWNVGRTGKITPLARVEPVELAGVTVQNCTLNNAGDIERKNLKFALGTRVFIRRSNDVIPEILGKVTSENDGEEIVVPDHCPACGFPLQQRGAHLFCDNKLGCKPQIVARISHFASRDAMDIETFSDKTAIQLHDELEVREPADLYRLQYDDLVKLERFGEKKANNLLTALEKSKERDLASFLYALGIPNTGKATTRMLAEHYRDLHKVMSATVEELVELPDVGGIVAESIVAFFADPFTQAGIEKMLSLGVRAQAPEAPQQKKTDSFFSGKTVVLTGTLHQLTRDDAASRLEALGAKVTRSVSKKTDLVIAGEKAGSKLAKAQQLGIETIEDEDEFIRLLEQE
- the pcrA gene encoding DNA helicase PcrA, giving the protein MQSIDIHEAVARLNPPQRQAVEVVDGPLLIMAGAGSGKTRVLTHRIAYLIATRKTAPWGILAITFTNKAAREMQDRVSKLIGPQGRDVWVSTFHSMCVRILRRDIERIGFTSNFSILDSTDQLSVIRSCMKDLNIDTKKFEPKAVQSMMSTAKNELVTPEMYERKIGDYFEGIVAKVYTKYQQRLKNNNSLDFDDLIMATIQLFKEVPEVLDFYQKKFQYIHVDEYQDTNRAQYMLCKMLADKHHRICVVGDSDQSIYRWRGADISNILNFEEDYPEARTILLEQNYRSTSNILNAANEVIAQNTGRKPKKLWTDKEGGAKIKVYRADSEHDEGYFIASEINKNINAGKTYSHHAILYRTNAQSRVVEEILIKSDIPYQIVGGIKFYDRKEIKDLLAYLRLLSNPDDDISLMRIINVPKRSIGDTTVGKLQAAAAERGVSIFRVLQVVDDLGFAGRTRNALVEFYDMIEGLNRMVDYLSVTELTEKMLETTQYRLELQNENTLESRARLENIDEFLSVTMEFEKGAEDKSLVSFLTDLALIADIDSMNDDEDEQSDAVVLMTMHSAKGLEFPIVFIVGMEEGVFPHSRAFLDNEELEEERRLAYVGITRAEEQLFLTCAQMRTLFGRTTANPPSRFLEEIPDELKEDTIIRQDRYRRSGNVGGSYGGRGLGKSSGSNFGGERSFDSMSRSGSTASASPRVTVTTSSSPKPSPAASAGGPSIFAAGDKVQHGKWGVGTIVAVKGTGNDMELQIAFPAPVGVKRLLAGFAPITKVE